One genomic window of Elaeis guineensis isolate ETL-2024a chromosome 2, EG11, whole genome shotgun sequence includes the following:
- the LOC105046118 gene encoding uncharacterized protein codes for MLTASSDHALAIAGPRPRNELTTVPQPFQVPGPGGQQRTSSLESPIMLLTGHQSAIYTMKFNPAGTVIASGSHDKYIFLWYVHGDCKNFMVLRGHKNAVLDLQWTTDGTQIISASPDKTLRAWDVETGKQVKKMAEHSSFVNSCCPSRRGPPLVVSGSDDGTAKLWDLRMRGAVQTFPDKYQITAVGFSDAADKIFTGGLDNDVKVWDLRRNEVTMTLQGHGDIITGMQLSPDGSYLLTNGMDCTLRIWDMRPYAPQNRCVKIFAGHQHNFEKNLLKCSWSPDGSKVTAGSADRMVYIWDTTSRRILYKLPGHNGSVNETAFHPTEPIIGSCSSDKQIYLGEL; via the coding sequence ATGCTCACTGCATCTAGTGACCATGCTTTGGCCATTGCAGGCCCAAGGCCCAGAAATGAATTGACTACTGTTCCTCAACCTTTTCAAGTTCCAGGCCCAGGTGGACAGCAGCGGACCTCCAGTCTTGAGTCACCAATCATGCTGCTCACAGGTCACCAGAGTGCTATATATACCATGAAGTTCAACCCAGCAGGAACTGTGATAGCATCTGGATCGCATGACAAATATATCTTCTTGTGGTATGTTCATGGGGACTGCAAGAATTTCATGGTCTTGAGAGGACACAAGAATGCAGTTTTGGACCTCCAGTGGACCACTGATGGAACTCAGATAATCTCTGCAAGCCCTGACAAGACTCTTAGAGCATGGGATGTCGAGACAGGGAAGCAAGTTAAGAAAATGGCAGAGCACTCATCTTTTGTGAACTCGTGCTGCCCTTCACGCAGGGGTCCCCCTCTTGTTGTGAGTGGCTCTGATGATGGGACGGCCAAACTCTGGGACCTTCGCATGAGGGGTGCAGTCCAGACATTTCCGGACAAGTATCAGATCACAGCCGTCGGTTTCTCGGATGCAGCGGATAAGATCTTCACTGGTGGGTTAGACAATGATGTGAAGGTGTGGGATCTTCGCAGAAATGAGGTAACTATGACTCTCCAGGGGCATGGGGACATTATAACGGGCATGCAGCTGAGTCCTGATGGGTCTTATCTCTTGACTAACGGCATGGACTGCACGCTTCGTATATGGGATATGCGCCCCTATGCTCCACAGAACCGATGTGTGAAAATTTTTGCTGGGCACCAGCACAACTTTGAGAAGAACCTCTTAAAATGCAGCTGGTCACCTGATGGGAGCAAGGTCACTGCAGGGAGTGCAGACCGGATGGTTTATATCTGGGACACAACATCACGCCGCATCTTGTATAAGCTTCCTGGGCACAATGGATCTGTCAACGAGACTGCATTTCATCCTACTGAGCCCATTATTGGATCTTGCAGCAGTGACAAACAGATCTATCTTGGAGAGCTTTAA
- the LOC105046126 gene encoding signal peptidase complex subunit 1: MDWQGQKHSEFLMQILLVVFAVVAFAVGYAIESFQMMMLIYASGVFLTALITVPNWPFFNRHPLKWLDPSEADRHPKPQATAAASKKKASKQK; the protein is encoded by the coding sequence ATGGATTGGCAAGGACAGAAGCACTCGGAATTTTTGATGCAGATTTTGCTCGTAGTGTTCGCGGTTGTTGCTTTCGCGGTCGGATATGCTATCGAATCCTTCCAGATGATGATGCTTATCTATGCCTCTGGAGTTTTCCTGACTGCATTGATTACGGTGCCCAATTGGCCCTTTTTCAATCGCCACCCGCTGAAATGGTTGGACCCGAGCGAGGCTGATCGCCACCCGAAGCCACAGGCCACCGCTGCGGCTTCAAAGAAGAAGGCATCCAAGCAAAAGTAG